From Bacillus pumilus, one genomic window encodes:
- the aroA gene encoding 3-phosphoshikimate 1-carboxyvinyltransferase: protein MKIHKNAPMNGVIHIPGDKSISHRSVMFGAIADGTTVVKNFLPGADCLSTIDCFRKMGVEIEQKGTDVVVHGKGLKELKEPSDVLDVGNSGTTIRLMMGILAGCEFHSTLIGDESIAKRPMQRVTGPLKQLGAKIDGRANGEYTPLSIRGGHLKGISYESPVASAQIKSAVLLAGLQAEGTTTLTEPHKSRDHTERMLSMFGVKLDEDEQSVSIEGGQTLKATDIFVPGDISSAAFFLVAGSIVPNSRIVLKNVGLNKTRTGIIDVLKQMGANLEIKEVDAKDGEPYGDLTISTSSLKGIEISGDMISRLIDEIPIIALLATQAEGTTIIKDAAELKVKETNRIDTVVSELKKLGADIEATDDGMKIHGKTTLQGGAVVSSYGDHRIGMMLGVAACITKQAVEIEDTDAVRVSYPNFFEHIEYLTKTV, encoded by the coding sequence ATGAAAATTCATAAAAATGCTCCTATGAATGGAGTCATTCATATTCCAGGTGATAAATCCATTTCTCATAGATCAGTGATGTTTGGTGCAATTGCTGATGGGACTACAGTGGTGAAAAACTTTCTTCCTGGAGCCGATTGTTTAAGTACGATTGATTGCTTTAGAAAGATGGGCGTTGAAATTGAACAAAAAGGGACAGATGTTGTGGTCCACGGTAAGGGACTGAAAGAGCTCAAGGAGCCGTCTGACGTCCTCGATGTTGGGAATTCTGGTACAACCATTCGATTAATGATGGGAATATTAGCTGGTTGTGAGTTTCACAGTACACTGATCGGTGATGAGAGTATTGCTAAAAGACCAATGCAACGAGTAACAGGTCCACTTAAACAACTGGGAGCGAAAATAGATGGCAGAGCAAACGGCGAGTATACGCCACTGTCTATTCGTGGCGGTCATTTAAAAGGTATCTCATATGAGTCTCCGGTGGCAAGTGCCCAAATTAAGTCCGCTGTCCTTTTAGCGGGGCTTCAAGCAGAGGGAACAACAACATTAACTGAACCGCATAAATCAAGAGATCATACAGAAAGAATGCTCTCTATGTTTGGTGTAAAACTAGACGAAGATGAACAAAGTGTTTCCATTGAAGGCGGTCAAACATTAAAAGCAACAGATATATTTGTTCCTGGAGACATCTCTTCAGCTGCATTTTTCCTTGTTGCTGGATCTATTGTTCCTAACAGCCGGATTGTGTTAAAAAATGTCGGGCTAAACAAAACAAGAACGGGTATTATCGATGTACTGAAACAAATGGGTGCGAATCTTGAGATCAAAGAAGTAGATGCAAAAGACGGAGAACCGTATGGTGATTTAACGATTTCAACCTCTTCATTAAAAGGGATTGAAATTTCTGGTGACATGATTTCAAGACTCATCGACGAAATCCCGATTATAGCGCTTCTAGCGACACAAGCAGAAGGAACAACGATTATTAAAGATGCTGCTGAGTTAAAAGTAAAAGAGACCAATCGAATTGATACCGTCGTGTCAGAACTTAAAAAACTCGGTGCTGATATTGAAGCAACTGATGATGGTATGAAGATTCATGGTAAAACCACACTTCAAGGCGGCGCGGTCGTGTCAAGCTACGGAGATCACCGAATCGGTATGATGCTGGGGGTTGCTGCTTGCATCACAAAGCAAGCTGTTGAGATTGAAGATACAGATGCTGTTCGTGTATCATACCCGAATTTCTTTGAACACATTGAATACTTAACCAAAACAGTCTGA
- the ypjB gene encoding sporulation protein YpjB, producing MKRKPIAMILLFFLVLQPPVAKGEETAANVLQELTELSDSIFQLTRQAKYDEALQVALYVEKTFKAENWRGTLTNTQIRQITLGYQDIIKGLPQEELNEREKLRYASQFRMLLDAIQSDSEPLWGSLEKPIMGSFPTLKKEVRDPESTTFYETWNELVSLYDMIYPSLTIDVSPEKLQTIKQHMEVIEQGEFLKASSGTKLERLTKLEEDLSSVFAHVDQDEADPSLLWVILTTGSIILLTLTYVGFRKYRAEKEKKQKRQADYPKS from the coding sequence ATGAAACGAAAGCCAATCGCGATGATTCTATTATTTTTTCTCGTATTACAGCCACCTGTTGCCAAAGGCGAGGAAACAGCCGCTAACGTGCTGCAAGAATTAACGGAACTATCAGATTCAATCTTTCAATTAACGAGACAAGCTAAATATGATGAGGCGTTACAGGTCGCATTGTATGTTGAAAAGACATTTAAAGCTGAGAATTGGCGTGGTACTCTGACAAATACGCAGATTCGGCAAATTACACTTGGCTATCAAGATATTATAAAAGGGCTGCCGCAGGAAGAATTGAATGAGCGCGAAAAGCTTCGTTATGCCTCTCAGTTTAGAATGCTGCTCGATGCGATCCAGTCAGACTCTGAGCCTCTTTGGGGTTCGCTGGAGAAGCCCATTATGGGGTCTTTTCCTACTTTGAAAAAAGAAGTGAGGGATCCGGAGTCGACGACGTTTTATGAAACTTGGAATGAGCTGGTTTCTTTATACGATATGATATACCCTAGTTTAACCATTGATGTTTCGCCTGAAAAGCTGCAAACGATTAAGCAGCATATGGAAGTGATTGAGCAAGGTGAATTTTTAAAAGCATCAAGTGGGACAAAGCTTGAGCGTCTCACGAAGCTCGAAGAGGATTTATCGAGTGTGTTTGCTCACGTCGATCAAGATGAAGCTGATCCATCGCTTTTATGGGTCATTTTAACAACAGGGAGTATCATTTTATTAACGTTAACGTATGTTGGGTTTCGGAAATACCGTGCTGAAAAAGAGAAGAAGCAAAAGCGTCAGGCTGATTATCCGAAATCATAA
- a CDS encoding ubiquinol-cytochrome c reductase iron-sulfur subunit yields MSEKRHGVSRRQFLNYTLTGVGGFMAAGMLMPMVRFALDPVLKGTEDQDMVQVVSVDELTKEPKRFDFKIDQVDAWYESKESRSAWVYKEGDEIVALSPICKHLGCTVNWNSDPKNPNKFFCPCHYGLYDKDGTNVPGTPPLAPLDHYKQQVKDGYLYLGKAVPKGEG; encoded by the coding sequence ATGAGCGAGAAGAGACATGGAGTGTCCAGGCGTCAATTTTTGAATTACACGTTGACCGGCGTGGGGGGATTTATGGCCGCTGGAATGCTCATGCCTATGGTTCGCTTTGCGCTTGACCCTGTGCTAAAAGGAACAGAGGATCAGGATATGGTTCAAGTTGTCAGTGTAGATGAACTGACGAAGGAACCGAAGCGCTTTGACTTTAAAATTGATCAAGTAGATGCATGGTATGAGTCAAAGGAATCTAGGTCAGCATGGGTGTACAAAGAAGGGGATGAAATTGTCGCTTTATCGCCAATCTGTAAACATTTAGGATGTACAGTGAACTGGAACAGTGATCCGAAAAATCCAAACAAATTTTTCTGCCCATGCCACTATGGGCTGTACGACAAGGATGGTACAAACGTACCCGGAACTCCACCGCTTGCACCGCTTGACCATTATAAGCAGCAAGTGAAGGACGGATACCTCTATCTTGGAAAAGCTGTGCCGAAAGGGGAAGGGTAA
- the trpA gene encoding tryptophan synthase subunit alpha produces MITFQLEQGEKLFIPFITAGDPSEEVTIDLAVSLQAAGAHAIELGVPYSDPLADGPVIQRASKRALNHGMNIVKAIELAGKMKKNGVKIPVILFTYYNPVLQLDTEYFFALLRKNHISGLLTPDLPFEESSELQRNCQTYDISYISLVAPTSKERLVNIVEQAEGFVYCVSSLGVTGVRQTFDESITDFIQQVKQLSHIPVAVGFGISTREQVDSMNKLSDGVVVGSALVKKIEELQDQLLASDTRQEALREFETYAKTFSPLYSFK; encoded by the coding sequence ATGATCACATTTCAATTAGAGCAAGGCGAGAAGTTATTCATCCCATTTATCACGGCAGGAGATCCGTCAGAAGAAGTCACGATTGATTTAGCTGTGTCCCTTCAAGCAGCCGGTGCACATGCGATTGAACTAGGTGTCCCTTATTCCGACCCGCTAGCGGACGGTCCTGTCATTCAAAGAGCCTCCAAAAGAGCTCTAAATCATGGCATGAATATTGTAAAAGCGATAGAATTAGCAGGGAAGATGAAAAAAAACGGTGTAAAAATTCCTGTAATTCTATTTACGTATTATAATCCTGTGTTACAATTAGACACAGAATACTTTTTCGCTTTACTGCGCAAAAATCATATTTCGGGACTCTTAACACCCGACTTGCCGTTTGAAGAGAGCAGTGAGCTGCAAAGGAACTGTCAAACTTATGACATTTCATATATTTCGCTCGTTGCACCAACCAGCAAGGAACGATTAGTAAACATTGTAGAGCAGGCAGAAGGTTTTGTGTATTGTGTTTCATCTCTTGGTGTAACAGGTGTCAGACAAACCTTTGACGAATCGATTACTGATTTTATTCAACAAGTGAAACAGCTGAGTCACATACCGGTTGCGGTCGGTTTTGGCATCTCAACAAGAGAGCAGGTAGACTCAATGAATAAACTGAGTGACGGTGTCGTTGTAGGCAGTGCACTTGTGAAAAAAATTGAAGAACTTCAAGATCAATTGTTAGCAAGTGATACACGTCAAGAAGCTTTAAGAGAATTTGAAACCTATGCAAAAACATTTAGTCCCCTCTATTCATTCAAATGA
- a CDS encoding YpiF family protein, whose translation MKFQAEDADRFLQSKDYIDTSIIPIVGIDANQIKQTVSLGEFTILVAEELERQLKGRVFLFPPHTYVEINDRKLEDIFTMKQSLEDHFQHVVLISSDHQWKEQAAVSEALFLLKPVPLEHLKVELKQKIVQDSVEQILNFLLQKWNPS comes from the coding sequence ATGAAGTTTCAAGCGGAGGATGCGGATCGCTTTTTGCAATCTAAAGATTACATTGATACCTCTATCATTCCAATAGTTGGAATAGATGCGAATCAAATCAAACAAACTGTATCTTTAGGTGAGTTTACCATTCTTGTAGCAGAGGAACTTGAAAGGCAGCTGAAAGGGCGGGTCTTTCTTTTTCCGCCACATACATATGTAGAGATCAATGATCGAAAACTAGAAGACATCTTCACGATGAAGCAGTCGCTAGAAGATCATTTTCAGCATGTCGTGTTGATCTCATCTGATCATCAATGGAAAGAGCAAGCGGCGGTTAGTGAAGCGCTATTTTTGTTAAAGCCGGTTCCGCTCGAGCATTTAAAGGTAGAATTAAAGCAAAAAATCGTTCAAGACAGTGTAGAACAAATTTTGAACTTTTTGTTACAAAAGTGGAACCCTTCATAA
- a CDS encoding ReoY family proteolytic degradation factor: MQTPVSVNEKKEFIRWFLNHYQLKRRECVWILNYLMSHDSLMEKVHFVEQAEFCPRGIIMSTHCVDEVPFRFYKENIMTTDAEKSFHDIRLNKQQDLFIQLNFRSAYRSPEYAAVLETNPHIPKDLYENEKDKDLAEKVLEHSIATFQKERLMKEIDEALDRHDQETFNKLAKELSLLS; the protein is encoded by the coding sequence ATGCAGACCCCTGTTTCTGTCAATGAAAAGAAGGAATTCATCCGGTGGTTTTTAAACCATTATCAGCTAAAACGAAGAGAGTGTGTTTGGATATTAAATTATTTAATGAGTCACGACTCTTTGATGGAAAAGGTTCATTTTGTAGAGCAAGCAGAATTTTGCCCAAGGGGAATCATTATGTCAACACACTGTGTGGATGAAGTTCCCTTTAGATTTTATAAAGAAAACATCATGACGACAGATGCTGAAAAGTCATTTCATGATATTCGTTTGAATAAACAGCAAGATTTGTTTATTCAATTGAATTTCCGTTCTGCTTATCGTTCGCCGGAATATGCAGCTGTGCTTGAAACAAATCCTCATATTCCAAAGGATCTTTATGAGAACGAAAAAGATAAGGATCTTGCGGAGAAAGTGCTTGAACACTCGATCGCAACGTTCCAAAAAGAACGGCTTATGAAAGAGATAGATGAGGCACTTGACCGTCATGATCAAGAAACATTTAATAAGTTAGCAAAAGAATTAAGCCTATTGTCATAA
- a CDS encoding prephenate dehydrogenase translates to MNDANETILIAGLGLIGGSIALSIKKEYPHKKIVGYDVSKEQMVAATKLGIIDLAADSFAAGLDESATIILATPVQQTVKMLRDIANSGIERELTITDVGSTKQKVVHFAEKTLPKHYQFIGGHPMAGSHKSGVIAAKDFLFENAFYILTPAKETNRQAVDRLKDLLKGTNAHFIEMTPEEHDGVTSVISHFPHIVAAGLVHQAHHFEEQFPLVKRFAAGGFRDITRIASSNPAMWRDILLHNKNKILDRFHEWKKEIDRIETFVQQEDAEGLFSYFQEAKEYRDGLPLRKKGAIPAFYDLYVDVPDHPGVISEITGHLANENISITNIRIIETREDINGILRISFQTDDDRKRAEICIKNRANYDTFYAD, encoded by the coding sequence ATGAATGATGCAAACGAAACAATATTAATCGCTGGACTTGGTTTAATTGGAGGTTCCATCGCACTGTCGATTAAAAAAGAGTATCCCCATAAAAAAATTGTAGGATACGATGTGTCCAAAGAACAAATGGTTGCGGCAACAAAGTTGGGTATCATTGATTTAGCAGCTGATTCATTTGCGGCAGGTTTGGATGAATCTGCGACTATTATATTGGCAACACCAGTTCAGCAAACAGTCAAGATGCTTCGTGATATTGCAAACTCTGGAATTGAGAGAGAGCTCACAATTACCGATGTTGGCAGCACAAAGCAAAAGGTCGTCCATTTTGCTGAAAAAACGCTTCCTAAGCACTACCAATTTATTGGTGGACATCCGATGGCAGGCTCTCATAAGTCAGGAGTCATTGCAGCGAAAGACTTTTTATTTGAAAATGCATTCTACATTTTAACGCCGGCAAAGGAAACAAATCGCCAGGCTGTTGATCGTTTGAAGGACTTGTTAAAAGGGACAAATGCTCATTTCATTGAGATGACCCCAGAAGAACATGATGGTGTAACAAGTGTGATTAGTCATTTCCCTCATATTGTTGCAGCCGGCCTTGTGCATCAAGCACATCATTTTGAAGAACAATTCCCACTTGTCAAACGGTTTGCTGCTGGAGGCTTTCGTGACATTACACGTATTGCTTCAAGCAATCCTGCAATGTGGCGAGATATCCTTCTGCACAACAAAAACAAGATTTTAGACCGGTTCCATGAATGGAAAAAAGAGATCGACCGCATTGAGACCTTTGTACAGCAAGAAGACGCTGAAGGCTTGTTCTCTTATTTTCAAGAGGCAAAGGAATATCGCGATGGACTTCCTCTTAGGAAAAAAGGTGCCATTCCTGCTTTTTATGACCTTTATGTGGATGTTCCAGATCACCCTGGGGTCATTTCGGAGATTACAGGGCATTTAGCAAATGAAAACATCAGTATTACGAATATCCGTATTATTGAAACGCGAGAAGACATTAATGGGATTTTGCGCATTAGTTTTCAAACAGATGACGACCGTAAGCGTGCAGAGATCTGTATAAAAAATAGAGCGAATTACGATACATTTTATGCTGACTGA
- a CDS encoding tetratricopeptide repeat protein: protein MNSSLQEAIKLVEAGETEKGLQTLAQAEKHLHDEEKAQAAQLYYDWGDIDKARNLISDLHDLYPEETGLTCFYAELLIDSDEEEKAISVLETIPEDDDAYPESLLLMADLYQMQGLFEVSEQKLLKAKELLPNEAIIDFALGELYFSQGLSKKAADYFYKVADQQHEVGGVNVYQRLAESLSTAGEFEDALEWYEKAVKDQTDPNTLFGYGFTAMRAGRTKTAIQQLSELKDIDPSYSSLYMPLAKSYEEEGLYQEALEVVKEGIKVDEYNKELYLYGAKIDLKNGDSEDAKKLLQEALALDPGYIEAVQTLLAIYLNEELFDEILDVIKEVKSFGEVDPKWNWYAASASVGREEYKEAADYFKLALPDFDEERDFLYEYASFLLEEGRQKEALPLLRKVLQKDGTNEEIEETILRIEDEISL from the coding sequence TTGAATAGTTCATTACAAGAAGCCATAAAATTAGTTGAGGCGGGTGAGACTGAAAAAGGACTCCAAACACTTGCTCAGGCAGAAAAGCATTTGCATGATGAAGAAAAGGCGCAGGCAGCTCAGTTATATTATGATTGGGGAGATATCGATAAAGCGCGGAATCTCATCAGTGATTTACATGATTTATATCCAGAGGAAACAGGGTTAACATGTTTTTATGCAGAGCTACTGATTGACTCTGATGAAGAAGAAAAGGCGATTTCGGTATTAGAGACGATTCCTGAAGATGATGATGCGTATCCAGAGAGTTTATTGTTAATGGCAGATTTGTATCAAATGCAAGGACTATTTGAAGTCAGTGAACAAAAGCTCTTAAAAGCGAAAGAACTGCTTCCAAATGAAGCCATCATTGATTTTGCGTTAGGTGAATTGTATTTTTCACAAGGTCTTTCAAAGAAAGCCGCCGACTATTTCTACAAAGTCGCAGATCAACAACATGAGGTTGGCGGCGTCAATGTTTACCAGAGACTCGCTGAATCACTCAGCACAGCTGGAGAATTTGAAGATGCGCTTGAATGGTACGAAAAGGCAGTAAAAGATCAAACAGACCCGAATACACTTTTTGGCTACGGATTTACAGCGATGAGGGCCGGCAGAACGAAAACAGCCATTCAGCAGCTTTCAGAACTAAAAGATATTGATCCGTCTTATTCGTCTCTTTATATGCCTTTAGCGAAAAGTTATGAGGAAGAAGGACTATATCAGGAGGCTTTAGAGGTAGTAAAAGAGGGTATTAAAGTTGATGAGTATAACAAAGAATTATATTTATATGGTGCAAAGATTGACTTGAAAAATGGGGATTCAGAAGATGCGAAAAAGCTGCTTCAAGAAGCACTTGCTCTTGATCCGGGATATATTGAAGCGGTTCAAACATTGCTCGCGATCTATTTAAATGAAGAGCTTTTTGATGAAATCCTGGATGTCATTAAAGAGGTTAAAAGCTTTGGGGAAGTTGATCCAAAATGGAATTGGTATGCTGCATCTGCTTCTGTTGGACGAGAGGAATACAAAGAAGCCGCCGATTACTTCAAGCTGGCTCTGCCTGATTTTGATGAGGAGCGTGACTTTTTATATGAATACGCTTCGTTCCTTTTAGAAGAAGGCAGACAAAAAGAAGCATTGCCGCTATTACGCAAAGTTCTTCAGAAAGATGGCACGAATGAAGAAATCGAAGAAACGATTTTAAGAATTGAAGACGAAATTTCCTTATAG
- the hisC gene encoding histidinol-phosphate transaminase, with translation MQIKDQLKQLKPYQPGKPIEEVKKEYQLDKIVKLASNENPFGCSLHAREAIQAELEHLAIYPDGYSASLRTELAEFLQVNEKQLIFGNGSDELVQIIARAFLDQHTNTVIPAPSFPQYRHNAVIEQAEIREVPLLDGGAHDLKGMLDAIDENTKVVWVCNPNNPTGNHLSESELVAFLDQVPAHVLVVLDEAYVEYVRAEDFPNSLSLLHSYQNVIVLRTFSKAYGLAALRVGYGIASEELITAIEPAREPFNTSRIAQAAARAAIKDQDFIQSCRQKNEAGLKQYQEFADRFGLFIYPSQTNFVLIDFKRDADELFNSLLKKGYIVRSGKALGFPTSLRITVGTMEQNAEILSTLADLMQGIRA, from the coding sequence TTGCAAATCAAAGATCAATTAAAACAACTAAAACCGTATCAGCCTGGGAAACCAATTGAAGAGGTCAAAAAAGAATATCAATTAGACAAGATTGTGAAATTGGCTTCAAATGAAAACCCTTTTGGATGTTCCTTACATGCAAGAGAGGCGATACAAGCTGAGCTCGAACATTTAGCGATCTATCCAGATGGATACAGCGCAAGTTTAAGAACGGAGCTTGCTGAGTTTCTTCAAGTAAATGAAAAACAATTAATATTCGGGAATGGCTCAGATGAACTTGTGCAAATTATTGCTAGGGCATTCCTTGACCAACATACAAATACCGTCATCCCAGCTCCATCTTTTCCGCAATACCGTCACAATGCCGTCATTGAGCAGGCAGAGATTCGAGAGGTGCCGCTTTTAGACGGAGGAGCTCACGATCTGAAGGGCATGCTGGATGCGATTGATGAGAACACGAAGGTCGTCTGGGTATGCAACCCGAATAACCCGACGGGAAATCATTTGTCAGAATCTGAGCTTGTGGCGTTTTTAGACCAAGTACCAGCTCATGTGCTTGTTGTACTAGATGAAGCATATGTCGAATACGTTCGTGCGGAAGACTTTCCGAACAGCTTATCTTTATTACATTCCTATCAAAATGTCATCGTACTCCGAACGTTTTCAAAAGCGTATGGACTGGCTGCACTTCGAGTAGGCTATGGCATTGCGTCGGAAGAGTTGATTACTGCGATTGAACCAGCGAGAGAGCCGTTTAATACGAGTCGTATCGCTCAGGCAGCTGCACGTGCAGCGATAAAAGATCAGGATTTCATTCAATCTTGCAGACAGAAAAATGAAGCAGGTCTCAAGCAATATCAAGAATTTGCTGACCGTTTTGGACTTTTTATTTATCCGTCTCAAACAAACTTCGTGCTGATTGATTTTAAGAGAGATGCAGATGAATTATTCAATTCATTATTGAAAAAAGGCTACATTGTTCGTTCTGGTAAAGCACTTGGTTTTCCGACTTCTTTACGTATTACGGTCGGAACAATGGAGCAAAATGCAGAAATTCTAAGTACACTTGCCGATTTAATGCAAGGCATTCGTGCGTAG
- the qcrB gene encoding menaquinol-cytochrome c reductase cytochrome b subunit — protein MLNKIYDWVDERLDITPIWRDIADHEVPEHVNPAHHFSAFVYCFGGLTFFVTVIQVLSGMFLTMYYVPDIKNAWESVYYLQNEVAFGQIVRGMHHWGASLVIVMMFLHTLRVFFQGAYKKPRELNWIVGVLIFFVMLGLGFTGYLLPWDMKALFATKVGLQIAEATPFIGKEIKTLLAGHPDIVGAQTLTRFFAIHVFFLPAALFGLMAAHFIMIRKQGISGPL, from the coding sequence ATGCTTAACAAGATTTATGATTGGGTAGATGAGCGGCTAGACATTACACCAATATGGAGAGATATTGCGGATCATGAGGTGCCAGAGCATGTCAATCCAGCACATCATTTCTCCGCTTTTGTGTACTGTTTTGGCGGTTTAACGTTTTTTGTGACAGTCATTCAAGTCCTTTCGGGCATGTTTTTAACGATGTATTATGTGCCGGATATTAAAAATGCCTGGGAATCTGTCTATTATTTGCAAAATGAAGTGGCATTTGGTCAGATTGTCAGAGGGATGCACCACTGGGGTGCGAGTCTAGTCATTGTCATGATGTTTTTACATACGCTAAGGGTCTTTTTCCAAGGGGCGTATAAAAAGCCTAGAGAGCTGAACTGGATTGTTGGTGTGCTCATTTTCTTTGTGATGCTTGGACTTGGTTTTACAGGATATCTCTTGCCATGGGATATGAAGGCGCTATTTGCGACGAAGGTTGGTCTTCAAATTGCAGAAGCCACACCATTCATTGGAAAAGAGATCAAAACGCTGCTTGCAGGTCATCCTGACATTGTAGGGGCACAAACGCTGACGAGATTTTTCGCTATCCATGTCTTTTTCTTGCCAGCGGCATTATTTGGGCTGATGGCTGCCCACTTTATTATGATTCGTAAGCAAGGAATTTCTGGACCGCTATAA
- a CDS encoding DUF1405 domain-containing protein: MRWIQYLLATRYMLVLVLMINFLGTVYGYYWYIPQLVETPAIFLAFVPDSPTASFFFLFVLLAFLMKRNAPYFEALALVTLIKYGLWAVGMNIFVLLSVDDFPWEGYMLIGSHFAMAVQAVLFAPYYRFKMRHLVVAGIWILHNDVIDYVFGMMPRYSMLSAYSNEIGYVTFWLSIAVLLVSYYLVLSKKSVKLELP, encoded by the coding sequence ATGAGATGGATTCAATATCTGCTAGCCACGCGCTACATGCTTGTGCTAGTCCTGATGATCAATTTCCTTGGCACTGTGTACGGCTACTATTGGTATATTCCTCAGCTTGTAGAGACGCCGGCTATCTTTTTAGCTTTTGTTCCAGACAGCCCAACGGCAAGCTTTTTCTTTTTATTTGTACTACTTGCGTTTTTGATGAAACGAAACGCTCCTTATTTTGAAGCACTTGCCCTTGTGACCTTGATTAAGTACGGGTTATGGGCTGTAGGAATGAATATCTTTGTGCTTTTATCTGTTGATGACTTTCCGTGGGAAGGATACATGCTGATTGGGTCTCACTTTGCGATGGCGGTTCAAGCTGTATTGTTTGCACCGTATTATCGTTTTAAAATGCGTCATTTGGTGGTAGCCGGCATATGGATTTTACATAACGATGTGATTGATTATGTATTTGGTATGATGCCGCGTTATTCTATGCTGTCTGCCTATTCAAACGAGATCGGCTATGTCACGTTTTGGTTAAGTATTGCTGTTCTTCTTGTTTCGTATTATCTCGTCCTATCGAAAAAATCGGTCAAGCTTGAACTCCCTTAA
- a CDS encoding menaquinol-cytochrome c reductase cytochrome b/c subunit — translation MHRGKGMKFVGDSRIPAERKPNIPKDYSEYPGKTEAFWPNFLLKEWLVGAVFLIGFLVLTVVHAPPLERMADPTDTGYIPLPDWYFLFLYQLLKYEFAAGGYTVVGAMIMPGIAFGALLLAPFLDSGPERRPYRRPVAVGMMILAVGAATYLTWESVATHDWEAAAKQGEIKKEAEIDTSAEEYKIYQEQTCISCHGDNMQGGAAGPSLVDNGLAPEEIAKIAVEGKGNMPKGIFKGSDEELEKLSKYLSEVKSK, via the coding sequence TTGCATAGGGGAAAAGGGATGAAGTTTGTCGGAGACTCCAGAATTCCGGCAGAAAGAAAACCTAACATACCTAAAGACTATTCCGAATATCCGGGAAAAACAGAAGCCTTTTGGCCGAACTTTCTTTTAAAGGAATGGCTTGTAGGTGCCGTTTTTTTAATTGGATTTCTTGTCCTAACTGTTGTTCATGCACCTCCGCTTGAGCGGATGGCTGATCCAACAGATACCGGCTATATTCCGCTGCCAGACTGGTATTTCCTATTCTTGTACCAGTTATTAAAATATGAATTTGCTGCAGGAGGCTATACAGTAGTTGGCGCGATGATTATGCCTGGAATTGCGTTTGGTGCACTTTTGCTCGCACCATTTCTTGATTCTGGTCCTGAACGCAGACCGTATAGAAGACCGGTTGCAGTGGGGATGATGATCCTTGCAGTCGGCGCAGCAACATATTTAACGTGGGAGTCTGTTGCTACTCATGATTGGGAAGCAGCGGCGAAGCAAGGTGAAATTAAGAAAGAAGCAGAGATTGATACCTCAGCGGAAGAGTATAAAATTTATCAGGAGCAGACATGTATCTCCTGTCACGGGGATAACATGCAGGGCGGAGCAGCCGGACCGTCACTTGTTGACAACGGTCTTGCACCTGAGGAGATAGCTAAAATCGCTGTTGAAGGAAAAGGCAACATGCCTAAGGGTATCTTTAAAGGCAGCGATGAAGAACTTGAAAAGCTTTCTAAATATTTATCTGAGGTCAAATCTAAATAA